A window of Scomber scombrus chromosome 23, fScoSco1.1, whole genome shotgun sequence contains these coding sequences:
- the LOC134005810 gene encoding butyrophilin subfamily 3 member A2-like, translating into MYHRLVLGAAVLSCCTGKSSVYGAHETIFAFAGGDVILPCSLDITAINDFPTIEWSKEGLHPNVIFLYRDGCETYEMKNRAFEYRTSFVTRELKNGNISLRISNVQLSDAGKYQCMRLWNNPNTRDITKLELVVGAASEPKLTVVSAESGGVTLQCEANCWLPQPEITFLDDQGNDISAEEPKRDQNHAGCYSVRRRVTVQTATNRVACRVHQPNTNHTRITEILIPADCLTSYTPIIGAAVGVTILVTMVLCGSAVFIWERCRKSAEGQKPPVSRQVSDESRITLSDNQSFLKKGDIADNNGNDTTEQLRRKVADLESKLRERDKIILKLQNEPKTRFSPVVCQHSQSTIFRRPSKSSLDATKVLSPPSDLGPEAINVPVDHNPKPVDSTNSNPPNSGNLPQRGISRQNSNPSPGRPLHRKRNSSPAIFNYTLSSSSSTNRSKTMLGANEHSNSESCKGPRPNAPKPQRRLSSSNCFFLLAHLSEETEMLVS; encoded by the exons GTAAATCTTCGGTATATGGTGCACACGAGACAATTTTCGCCTTTGCTGGTGGAGATGTCATCTTGCCCTGCAGCTTGGATATCACTGCCATCAATGACTTTCCAACAATCGAGTGGTCCAAAGAGGGTCTGCATCCAAATGTCATCTTCCTGTACCGGGATGGCTGCGAGACATACGAGATGAAGAATCGGGCCTTTGAGTACAGGACAAGCTTCGTCACCAGAGAGCTGAAAAatggaaacatttcattaaGGATCTCTAATGTGCAACTGTCTGACGCAggaaaatatcaatgtatgaGACTGTGGAATAACCCTAACACCCGAGACATTACGAAGCTGGAGCTGGTTGTGG GGGCGGCTTCTGAGCCGAAACTCACAGTAGTTTCAGCTGAGAGTGGAGGAGTGACTCTTCAATGTGAGGCAAACTGCTGGCTGCCACAACCAGAGATAACGTTTCTGGATGATCAGGGAAACGATATTAGTGCTGAGGAGCCAAAAAGAGATCAAAACCATGCCGGATGTTACAGTGTCAGAAGGAGAGTGACTGTGCAGACTGCTACCAACAG GGTCGCCTGCAGAGTTCACCAGCCAAATACCAACCACACCAGGATCACAGAGATTCTCATACCAG CTGACTGCCTGACGTCCTACACTCCAATCATTGGCGCCGCTGTCGGAGTGACCATTTTAGTGACAATGGTATTGTGTGGATCAGCTGTTTTTATATGGGAGAGATGTCGCAAATCTG CGGAGGGCCAAAAACCACCAGTGTCCAGACAGGTGTCAGATGAAAGTAGGATTACCCTCTCGGACAATCAGTCGTTCCTGAAGAAGGGGGACATAGCGGACAACAATGGAAACGACACCACTGAGCAACTGAGAAGGAAAGTTGCTGACCTCGAATCAAAGCTTCGTGAGCGAGACAAAATCATCCTTAAACTACAGAACGAGCCCAAAACTAGGTTTAGTCCTGTCGTATGCCAGCACAGCCAGTCAACTATTTTCCGCCGTCCTTCCAAATCCTCACTGGATGCCACAAAAGTCCTCAGTCCACCCTCTGACCTCGGCCCTGAAGCCATAAACGTACCTGTTGACCACAATCCAAAACCAGTGGACTCAACCAACAGCAACCCTCCAAATTCTGGCAACTTACCTCAACGTGGAATCTCCAGGCAGAATAGCAATCCATCACCTGGTCGTCCGTTACATAGAAAGCGCAATAGCAGCCCGGCTATTTTTAACTACACATTGTCCAGTTCCTCTTCAACTAACAGGTCAAAGACGATGTTAGGAGCTAACGAACATTCAAATAGTGAGTCTTGTAAAGGGCCACGTCCAAACGCTCCGAAGCCTCAGCGTAGACTATCCTCCAGTAACTGTTTCTTTCTACTGGCACATTTGTCCGAAGAAACAGAGATGTTGGTGTCATAA